The Diadema setosum chromosome 12, eeDiaSeto1, whole genome shotgun sequence genome has a segment encoding these proteins:
- the LOC140235845 gene encoding muscarinic acetylcholine receptor M1-like produces the protein MSTLSMDGVVNVTEETVFVATTIHLSITWQVVAVLCLTVVTIVSNFVILVAFYDERKLRTYSNYYIINMTVADFLVGLVCMPIRATFLLLGRTWVLGQTFCHVFIGLQHALQGVSVFGIVVICFDRYLATSYPLHHFKMKNKRSAMIANMFTWLLPFAVWLGIGPLWDFLRPTGRRDASGSCLPNYATNFVASVVVVILRSIIPFVAVTVLCIRIYYSTMMAGNLTSGNDRRYLHSEKDSSEESFPRSTLAGNSLAKSGRSQKIANISSDFEESKVSGRRKLGESQEAERHVEKHLQEGSGERQVFTNQSKELAIFPTILLEREEPSSFGRTLVSGNSRATSNQRNMSTAPSTSKGNKAIRTLTFVVVTFFLTWLPATLTLVLYSFDSSLITRLSYSTELRNIVRWISYGNSTLNPLAYALAQPLLRLTIFKVCCNKCSLRNAADQ, from the coding sequence ATGAGCACTCTCTCCATGGATGGCGTTGTTAATGTCACTGAAGAAACGGTTTTCGTAGCGACCACGATCCACCTATCTATAACCTGGCAGGTGGTTGCTGTGCTATGCTTAACGGTGGTGACCATCGTTTCGAATTTTGTCATTCTCGTGGCGTTCTACGACGAAAGGAAGCTGCGGACTTATAGCAACTACTACATCATCAACATGACCGTGGCCGACTTCCTCGTTGGTTTAGTGTGTATGCCGATCCGCGCGACGTTTCTTCTCTTGGGCAGGACCTGGGTATTGGGTCAAACTTTCTGTCACGTTTTCATTGGACTCCAGCACGCGCTGCAGGGCGTGTCCGTCTTTGGAATCGTCGTCATCTGCTTCGATCGTTACCTAGCAACGTCGTATCCTCTGCATCATTTCAAGATGAAGAACAAGCGATCAGCCATGATTGCAAACATGTTTACCTGGCTCCTCCCTTTCGCTGTCTGGCTGGGCATCGGACCGCTCTGGGACTTTCTTCGACCAACCGGACGTAGAGATGCATCTGGCTCGTGCCTTCCGAACTATGCAACCAATTTTGTCGCAAGTGTCGTCGTTGTAATCTTGAGAAGTATAATCCCATTTGTGGCTGTCACTGTGCTGTGTATTCGCATATACTACAGCACGATGATGGCGGGCAATCTGACATCGGGTAATGACAGAAGATACCTTCACAGTGAGAAGGATTCTAGCGAAGAGTCGTTTCCGAGAAGTACTCTGGCGGGGAATTCGCTTGCCAAGAGTGGAAGGTCTCAGAAGATTGCAAACATTAGCAGCGACTTCGAAGAATCAAAGGTGAGTGGTAGGCGTAAACTGGGCGAGTCACAAGAAGCAGAGCGTCATGTTGAAAAGCATTTGCAAGAAGGGTCAGGTGAACGACAAGTCTTTACCAATCAGTCAAAGGAGTTAGCAATTTTTCCAACTATACTGCTGGAACGAGAAGAACCATCATCATTTGGTCGTACACTTGTATCGGGAAACTCCAGGGCAACGTCTAATCAACGGAACATGAGCACGGCACCAAGTACGTCGAAAGGAAACAAGGCGATACGCACACTGACTTTTGTCGTGGTAACGTTTTTCCTGACGTGGCTTCCGGCTACTCTAACGTTGGTCCTTTACTCCTTCGATTCCTCGCTGATCACCAGGTTGTCGTATTCTACGGAACTGCGAAATATAGTGCGTTGGATATCCTACGGTAACAGCACACTCAACCCTCTCGCTTACGCCCTGGCACAGCCACTGCTCCGCCTGACTATCTTCAAAGTGTGCTGCAACAAATGCAGCCTTAGAAATGCTGCAGATCAATAG